One stretch of Cyanobium sp. Tous-M-B4 DNA includes these proteins:
- a CDS encoding antitoxin Xre/MbcA/ParS toxin-binding domain-containing protein — translation MSQAFWQRAAERGALDEQQRLTAIEQGWSSSWLAALRQHLHLKPADLEPLLALSEATMARRSREQVVLDLVASERLDRLVEVISLAYGVFEQPASTEAWLKAPHPLLHQASPLQHCRTAIGAGQVRRLLMALEQGAPV, via the coding sequence TTGAGCCAAGCCTTCTGGCAACGCGCTGCTGAACGCGGCGCCCTGGATGAGCAGCAGCGCTTGACAGCGATTGAGCAGGGCTGGAGCAGCAGCTGGCTGGCGGCCCTGCGGCAGCATCTGCACCTCAAGCCGGCAGACCTGGAACCATTGCTGGCCCTCTCGGAGGCCACGATGGCTCGCCGCAGCCGCGAGCAGGTGGTCCTGGATCTGGTGGCCTCCGAGAGGTTGGACCGACTGGTGGAGGTGATCAGCTTGGCCTACGGCGTGTTTGAGCAGCCAGCCAGCACCGAGGCTTGGCTCAAGGCACCCCACCCGCTGCTGCATCAGGCGAGCCCACTGCAGCACTGCCGCACGGCGATCGGCGCGGGCCAGGTGCGGCGGCTGCTAATGGCCCTGGAGCAAGGCGCACCGGTGTGA
- a CDS encoding ABC transporter permease, whose translation MPARTATRTRDPAKQWLVLEPNRIEKQYWKDLWRYRELFAILAWRDITVRYKQTFIGVAWALIRPFLTMVVFTVIFGRLAKLPTEGNAPYAILVFAAMLPWQFFSTALSSCSESLISNANLLTKVYFPRLIVPAAAVITSFVDFLISFVILAGLMLWHQWWPSWRLLTLPLWVAVAFAASMGAGLWLASLNVQYRDFRYVVPFLVQFGLYVSPVGFSSAIVPEKWQLLFALNPMVGVIEGFRWAIIGRGAYINPLGFGLSMVIVLLLLITGIRQFRRMEKRFADVI comes from the coding sequence ATGCCCGCCCGCACCGCCACCCGCACCCGCGACCCCGCGAAACAATGGCTGGTGCTCGAGCCCAACCGGATCGAGAAGCAGTACTGGAAAGACCTGTGGCGCTACCGGGAGCTGTTCGCGATCCTGGCCTGGCGTGACATCACCGTGCGCTACAAGCAGACCTTCATCGGCGTGGCCTGGGCGCTGATTCGGCCGTTTCTCACCATGGTGGTGTTCACAGTGATCTTTGGCCGACTGGCCAAGTTGCCCACAGAGGGGAATGCGCCCTACGCCATTTTGGTTTTTGCGGCGATGTTGCCCTGGCAGTTTTTCAGCACGGCACTGAGCAGCTGCTCTGAGAGCCTCATCTCCAACGCAAACTTGCTTACAAAAGTGTATTTCCCGCGGTTGATAGTGCCGGCAGCAGCGGTGATCACGAGCTTTGTGGACTTCCTGATCTCTTTTGTGATCCTGGCTGGCCTGATGCTCTGGCATCAGTGGTGGCCGAGCTGGCGTCTTTTGACTCTCCCCCTCTGGGTGGCGGTGGCCTTTGCAGCAAGTATGGGCGCGGGCCTGTGGCTGGCCAGCCTGAATGTGCAATACCGCGACTTCCGCTATGTTGTGCCCTTTCTGGTGCAGTTTGGTCTGTATGTGAGCCCGGTGGGTTTCTCCAGCGCGATCGTGCCCGAGAAGTGGCAGCTGCTGTTTGCGCTCAACCCGATGGTGGGCGTGATCGAGGGGTTTCGCTGGGCGATTATTGGCCGGGGAGCGTATATCAACCCGCTGGGTTTTGGCCTATCGATGGTGATCGTGCTGCTGCTGCTAATTACCGGCATCCGCCAGTTCCGGCGCATGGAGAAGCGGTTTGCGGATGTGATCTGA
- a CDS encoding type II toxin-antitoxin system RelE/ParE family toxin, which yields MVEAIDLLCDTPAAGSALKGEFEGLRRLRVGHYRVVYEWQRSELVILVVRIGHRREVYR from the coding sequence GTGGTTGAGGCGATCGACCTGCTCTGCGACACACCTGCCGCCGGCTCTGCGCTCAAGGGTGAATTCGAAGGGTTGCGACGCCTACGGGTGGGCCACTATCGCGTGGTCTACGAATGGCAGCGCAGCGAACTGGTGATCCTGGTGGTGCGCATCGGCCATCGCCGCGAGGTCTATCGCTGA
- a CDS encoding ribbon-helix-helix protein, CopG family, whose protein sequence is MVQVTARLPDALGAELDAAAQQLNRCRADIIRQAIEYYLDDIEDLRCGVAALKDPADPVLNWAEVRDALLAAD, encoded by the coding sequence ATGGTTCAGGTCACGGCCCGCCTCCCCGACGCCCTTGGCGCCGAGCTTGATGCGGCGGCCCAGCAACTCAACCGATGCCGGGCCGACATCATCCGCCAGGCCATCGAGTACTACCTCGACGACATTGAAGATCTGCGCTGCGGGGTGGCAGCGCTGAAGGATCCGGCAGACCCCGTACTCAACTGGGCGGAGGTGCGCGATGCGCTGCTCGCTGCGGATTAA
- a CDS encoding AbrB/MazE/SpoVT family DNA-binding domain-containing protein, producing the protein MTSKGQVTLRKELLAHLGVKPGQRLDVEELQEASWAGWAGLPCGERKSGIANL; encoded by the coding sequence GTGACCAGCAAGGGCCAGGTGACCTTGCGCAAGGAGCTCCTGGCCCATCTCGGTGTGAAGCCCGGCCAACGACTTGATGTGGAGGAGCTCCAGGAGGCCAGCTGGGCTGGTTGGGCCGGACTTCCCTGCGGCGAGCGCAAATCAGGAATCGCAAACCTGTGA
- a CDS encoding RES family NAD+ phosphorylase, which yields MLEAHLQPLVGQVVRMTDRQGYQASERWTDSLQEQARLEALIDTVKPPAPPGQHRLLTTPFRYPPLRSGSSFTAADQRELFYGARGLGTVLAERAFHALRLLEGSPLPAGKVIQREQTSFQVEIAVQRGLQLQHCLNAAELAGVTDPCSYQASQALGKQLRQLDVEAFEVPSARAPLEPPCVGVLTPAAFASTPFDFQDWALEIRPDGVTFASFGLSQVFTLLREQFLVEGRWPGRAASG from the coding sequence GTGCTTGAGGCCCATCTCCAGCCGCTGGTGGGCCAGGTGGTGCGCATGACCGACCGCCAGGGCTACCAGGCCAGCGAACGCTGGACCGATTCACTGCAGGAGCAGGCACGGCTGGAGGCCCTGATCGACACGGTGAAGCCGCCGGCCCCGCCGGGGCAGCACCGGCTGCTCACCACCCCCTTTCGCTATCCGCCATTGCGCAGCGGCTCCAGTTTCACCGCAGCCGACCAGCGAGAGCTGTTTTATGGGGCCAGGGGCCTGGGCACGGTGTTGGCCGAGCGGGCCTTCCATGCCCTGCGACTTCTGGAGGGTTCACCGCTGCCGGCCGGCAAGGTGATCCAGCGCGAGCAAACGTCGTTTCAGGTAGAGATCGCGGTGCAGCGGGGCCTGCAGCTGCAGCACTGCCTGAACGCAGCAGAACTGGCGGGGGTGACCGATCCCTGCAGCTACCAAGCCAGCCAGGCGCTGGGGAAACAGCTCCGCCAGCTCGATGTGGAAGCCTTCGAGGTGCCCTCAGCCCGTGCCCCGCTGGAGCCTCCCTGCGTGGGTGTGCTCACCCCAGCAGCATTTGCCAGTACCCCGTTCGACTTCCAGGACTGGGCGCTGGAGATTCGCCCCGATGGGGTGACCTTTGCCTCGTTTGGCCTGAGCCAAGTGTTCACGCTCCTGCGGGAGCAGTTCCTAGTGGAAGGCCGCTGGCCAGGCCGTGCTGCGAGTGGATGA
- a CDS encoding MbcA/ParS/Xre antitoxin family protein yields MTVLERRQDASAADAQLIAEACLRAAGEVGLSKEDLGAIVGRHRTSLERSGLPPQSKEGQLGLLFLRVMRSLDALMGSDPELMRHWLEQPNQHLGEQAPSQLLASVEGLARVAAYLDAMRA; encoded by the coding sequence ATGACCGTTCTGGAGCGGCGGCAGGACGCCTCGGCCGCTGATGCTCAACTGATAGCCGAGGCCTGCCTGCGTGCGGCAGGTGAGGTGGGCCTTTCCAAGGAGGATCTGGGAGCGATCGTGGGCCGGCACCGCACCAGCCTGGAGCGCAGCGGCCTGCCGCCCCAGAGCAAGGAAGGGCAGCTGGGGCTGCTGTTTCTGCGGGTGATGCGCAGCCTCGATGCCCTGATGGGTTCCGATCCGGAGCTGATGCGCCACTGGCTGGAGCAGCCCAATCAGCACCTGGGCGAGCAGGCACCAAGCCAGTTACTGGCCTCGGTGGAGGGCCTAGCGCGGGTGGCGGCCTATCTCGACGCGATGCGTGCTTGA
- a CDS encoding polyribonucleotide nucleotidyltransferase — protein sequence MQGQTQSISFDGREIRLTTGRFAPQAGGSVMVECGDTSVLVTATRSGGRPGIDFLPLTCDYEERLYAAGRIPGSFFRREGRPSERAILTCRLIDRPIRPLFPSWMRDDIQIVATCLSLDERVPPDVLAVTGASMATLLAGIPFYGPMATVRVGLLGDDFVLNPSFREIERSELDLVVAGTPQGVVMVEAGANQLPEQDVIEAIDFGYEAVCELIKAQQNLLKELGIEQVIPEPQVIDPTLPNFLEQECAGGIGEVLKQFSQTKTERDEKLDAIKAEVSEKIAALAEDDPIRSASSGKALGNSYKDLTKKLMRAQILQEGKRVDGRNLDEVRPISAAAGVLPKRVHGSALFQRGLTQVLSCATLGTPSDSQEMDDLNPSTEKHYLHHYNFPPYSTGETKPMRSPGRREIGHGALAERAIVPVLPNKESFPYVLRVVSECLSSNGSTSMGSVCGSTLALMDAGVPLKAPVSGAAMGLIKEGEEVRILTDIQGIEDFLGDMDFKVAGTEKGITALQMDMKITGLNMKTVAEAVNQARPARLHILEKMLEAIDKPRDTMSPHAPRLLSFRIDPELIGTVIGPGGRTIKGITERTNTKIDIEDGGIVTIASHDGAAAEEAQRIIEGLTRRISEGEVFSGAVTRVIPIGAFVEILPGKEGMIHISQLSEARVEKVEDVVNVGDQVTVRVREIDNRGRINLTLRGVPQSEAPAPE from the coding sequence GTGCAAGGACAAACTCAGTCGATCTCCTTCGATGGTCGGGAGATCCGGCTGACCACCGGTCGGTTCGCCCCCCAGGCTGGGGGCTCGGTGATGGTTGAGTGTGGTGATACCTCGGTTTTGGTCACCGCCACCCGCTCCGGCGGTCGCCCAGGCATCGATTTTCTGCCCCTAACCTGCGATTACGAAGAGCGTCTCTACGCCGCCGGTCGCATCCCTGGCAGCTTTTTCCGTCGCGAAGGCCGTCCCTCTGAGCGGGCAATCCTCACCTGCCGCCTGATCGATCGGCCGATCCGGCCCCTATTCCCCAGCTGGATGCGCGACGACATCCAGATCGTGGCCACCTGCCTCTCGCTCGATGAGCGCGTGCCACCCGATGTGCTCGCCGTCACCGGCGCCTCGATGGCAACCCTGCTGGCCGGCATCCCCTTCTATGGCCCCATGGCCACCGTGCGGGTGGGCCTGCTCGGCGACGACTTCGTGCTCAACCCCAGCTTCCGCGAAATCGAGCGCAGCGAGCTTGATCTGGTGGTAGCTGGCACGCCCCAGGGCGTGGTGATGGTGGAAGCCGGTGCCAACCAGCTGCCCGAGCAGGACGTGATCGAGGCGATCGACTTCGGCTACGAAGCGGTGTGCGAACTAATCAAGGCGCAGCAAAACCTGCTCAAGGAGCTCGGCATCGAGCAGGTGATCCCCGAACCCCAGGTCATCGACCCCACCCTGCCCAACTTCCTTGAGCAGGAATGTGCCGGTGGCATCGGTGAGGTGCTCAAGCAGTTCTCCCAAACCAAAACTGAACGCGACGAGAAGCTCGACGCCATCAAGGCCGAGGTGAGCGAGAAGATCGCCGCTCTAGCCGAAGACGACCCGATCCGCTCCGCCTCCAGCGGCAAGGCCCTTGGCAACAGCTACAAGGACCTGACCAAAAAGCTGATGCGCGCCCAGATCCTCCAGGAGGGCAAGCGTGTCGATGGCCGCAACCTTGATGAAGTGCGGCCGATCAGCGCCGCCGCCGGCGTACTGCCCAAGCGAGTGCATGGCTCAGCGTTGTTCCAGCGCGGCCTCACCCAGGTGCTCTCCTGCGCCACCCTCGGCACCCCGAGCGACTCCCAGGAAATGGACGACCTCAACCCGTCCACCGAGAAGCACTACCTCCACCACTACAACTTCCCCCCCTACTCCACCGGCGAAACCAAGCCGATGCGCTCCCCCGGCCGCCGCGAAATCGGTCACGGCGCCCTGGCTGAGCGGGCGATTGTGCCCGTGCTGCCCAACAAGGAGTCCTTCCCCTACGTGCTGCGCGTGGTGTCGGAGTGCCTCAGCTCCAACGGCTCCACCTCGATGGGTTCGGTGTGCGGCAGCACCCTCGCCCTGATGGATGCCGGCGTGCCCCTCAAGGCACCAGTGAGCGGCGCCGCCATGGGCCTGATCAAGGAGGGCGAGGAGGTACGCATCCTCACCGACATCCAAGGCATCGAAGATTTCCTTGGCGACATGGACTTCAAGGTGGCCGGCACCGAAAAGGGCATCACCGCCCTGCAGATGGACATGAAGATCACGGGCCTAAATATGAAAACCGTGGCTGAAGCTGTTAACCAAGCCCGCCCCGCCCGGCTGCACATCCTCGAGAAAATGCTCGAGGCAATCGACAAGCCCCGCGACACCATGTCGCCCCACGCCCCACGCCTGCTCAGCTTCCGGATTGATCCAGAACTGATCGGCACCGTGATCGGCCCCGGCGGCCGCACGATCAAGGGCATCACCGAGCGCACCAACACCAAGATCGACATCGAAGATGGCGGCATCGTCACGATTGCCAGCCACGATGGCGCTGCCGCCGAAGAGGCCCAGCGCATCATCGAAGGCCTCACCCGTCGCATCAGCGAAGGCGAGGTATTCAGCGGTGCCGTGACCCGCGTGATCCCGATCGGTGCCTTCGTGGAGATCCTGCCTGGCAAGGAAGGGATGATTCACATCTCCCAACTCTCCGAAGCCCGGGTAGAAAAAGTGGAAGATGTGGTGAACGTGGGTGATCAGGTAACGGTGCGCGTGCGCGAAATCGACAACCGCGGCCGCATCAACCTCACCCTGCGCGGCGTGCCCCAAAGCGAAGCTCCTGCCCCTGAGTGA
- the rpsN gene encoding 30S ribosomal protein S14: MAKKSMIARDVKRKKMVERFAAKRSALKAAFDAAADPMERLEIHRKIQLLPRNSAPNRVRNRCWATGKPRGYYRDFGLCRNQLRERAHKGELPGVVKSSW, from the coding sequence ATGGCGAAGAAGTCGATGATTGCGCGCGATGTCAAGCGCAAGAAGATGGTTGAGCGTTTTGCCGCCAAGCGCTCTGCCCTCAAGGCAGCCTTCGACGCCGCTGCAGATCCCATGGAGCGTCTGGAAATCCACCGCAAAATCCAGCTGCTGCCCCGCAACAGCGCTCCCAACCGCGTGCGCAACCGCTGTTGGGCCACCGGCAAGCCCCGCGGCTATTACCGCGATTTCGGCCTGTGCCGCAACCAGCTGCGCGAGCGCGCCCACAAGGGTGAGCTGCCCGGTGTGGTCAAGTCTTCCTGGTAA
- the rseP gene encoding RIP metalloprotease RseP has translation MGVLTALAILAGLIVVHEAGHFFAATWQGIRVSSFSIGFGPVLFERQRRGVQFALRAIPLGGFVAFPDDDEDSPIPKNDPNLLSNRPLAQRALVIAAGVLANMLLAYAVLLGQGLVLGIPAGFSASPGVLVSGVQPGLAAAAAGLQPGDRILSLNGSDLGGGQSAVAALVERIKAAPDQTLRLEAERNGQTLPLQLTPADLGGVGRIGAQLQPNGTEAFRPARTPLEPFRQANHDFAALTSRTVEGFVTLATHFGETAGQVSGPVKIVEMGASLAKQGGSSLFIFTALISINLAVLNALPLPLLDGGQFVFLLLEGLRGKPLPERFQMAFMQSGFVFLVGLSVVLIVKDTSQLPVVQQLLGR, from the coding sequence ATGGGCGTTCTCACAGCACTAGCGATCCTGGCAGGGCTGATCGTGGTGCACGAGGCGGGGCACTTCTTTGCCGCCACCTGGCAGGGGATCCGCGTCAGCAGCTTTTCGATCGGCTTTGGGCCGGTGCTGTTTGAGCGCCAGCGCCGCGGTGTGCAATTCGCCCTAAGGGCCATTCCCCTGGGCGGCTTCGTGGCTTTTCCCGATGACGATGAAGACAGCCCCATCCCCAAAAACGACCCCAACCTGCTCAGCAACCGGCCCCTAGCCCAGCGGGCCCTGGTGATCGCCGCCGGCGTGCTGGCCAACATGCTGCTCGCCTATGCGGTGCTGCTCGGCCAGGGCCTGGTGCTCGGCATCCCCGCCGGTTTCAGCGCCAGCCCCGGCGTGCTGGTGAGTGGCGTACAACCCGGCCTAGCCGCAGCAGCTGCAGGCCTCCAGCCGGGCGATCGCATCTTGAGCCTCAATGGCAGCGATCTTGGCGGCGGCCAAAGCGCCGTTGCCGCCTTGGTGGAGCGCATCAAGGCCGCCCCCGATCAAACCCTGCGCCTGGAAGCCGAGCGCAACGGCCAAACCCTGCCCCTCCAGCTCACCCCCGCCGATCTCGGCGGCGTTGGCCGCATTGGCGCCCAGCTGCAACCCAATGGCACCGAGGCCTTCCGTCCCGCCCGCACGCCCCTGGAGCCCTTCCGCCAGGCCAACCACGACTTCGCCGCCCTCACCAGCCGCACCGTGGAAGGGTTCGTGACCCTCGCCACCCACTTCGGCGAGACCGCGGGCCAGGTGTCTGGTCCGGTAAAAATTGTTGAGATGGGGGCGTCGCTGGCCAAGCAGGGCGGCAGCAGCTTGTTCATCTTCACCGCCTTGATCTCGATCAACCTGGCGGTGCTCAACGCCCTGCCGCTGCCCCTGCTCGATGGCGGTCAGTTTGTGTTTCTGCTGCTCGAGGGCCTGCGGGGTAAGCCCCTGCCCGAGCGCTTTCAGATGGCTTTCATGCAGTCGGGCTTTGTCTTCCTGGTTGGCTTAAGCGTGGTCCTAATCGTCAAGGACACCTCCCAGCTGCCGGTCGTGCAGCAGCTGCTTGGGCGCTGA
- a CDS encoding neuromedin U, translating into MNRFWSALICATLLPLPAAAEPPPAEPPAEQKAEQEAEQEAQTEALAAEAQNPISNLVSVPFQYNLTPGIGPNENQTQSLLNIQPVVPFSLSPDLTLVTRTILPVLSQPTATGNQNGIGDLNPSFFFVPKARGAWTFGFGPTLVLPTASDSSLGRGKWSAGPAAVAVYSKGPWVAGALLNNIWSFAGNSDRSSVSAFLLQPFINYNLPHGWYLVTAPIVTANWRAASADQWILPVGGGVGRLFRIGKQPINASLQAYANVVKPDIFGDVTIRAQIQFLFPK; encoded by the coding sequence ATGAATCGCTTCTGGAGTGCCCTGATCTGCGCCACCTTGCTGCCACTTCCCGCAGCAGCAGAACCTCCACCGGCAGAGCCACCGGCAGAACAAAAAGCAGAGCAAGAAGCAGAGCAAGAAGCCCAAACCGAGGCGCTGGCGGCAGAGGCCCAGAACCCGATCTCAAATTTGGTCAGCGTTCCGTTTCAGTACAACCTCACCCCTGGCATCGGGCCCAATGAAAACCAAACCCAGAGCCTGCTGAATATTCAGCCAGTGGTGCCGTTTTCGCTCAGCCCGGATCTCACTTTGGTGACCCGCACGATCCTGCCGGTGCTGAGCCAGCCCACTGCTACGGGCAATCAAAATGGCATTGGCGATCTCAACCCCAGCTTCTTCTTCGTGCCCAAGGCTAGGGGCGCTTGGACCTTTGGTTTTGGCCCCACCTTGGTATTACCAACGGCTAGCGATAGCAGCCTGGGCCGGGGCAAGTGGTCTGCGGGGCCGGCGGCGGTGGCGGTGTACAGCAAGGGCCCCTGGGTGGCCGGGGCACTGCTGAACAACATCTGGTCGTTTGCAGGCAATAGCGATCGCAGCTCGGTGAGTGCTTTTTTGCTGCAGCCCTTCATTAATTACAACCTGCCCCATGGCTGGTATTTAGTGACCGCGCCGATCGTCACCGCCAACTGGCGGGCGGCCAGTGCTGACCAATGGATTCTGCCGGTGGGCGGCGGTGTGGGCCGCTTGTTTCGCATCGGCAAGCAACCGATTAATGCCTCGCTGCAGGCCTACGCCAATGTGGTGAAGCCTGACATTTTTGGTGATGTCACTATCAGGGCTCAGATTCAGTTTTTGTTTCCTAAGTAG
- a CDS encoding Txe/YoeB family addiction module toxin codes for MSWTVLFTKQAQKDARKLACAAPALKQKAQNLLGLLRDDPYQQPPPYEALVGDLRGACSRRINIQRRLIYQVLDNERIVKVLRLWSHYE; via the coding sequence GTGAGCTGGACCGTTCTATTCACTAAGCAAGCTCAGAAAGACGCCCGCAAACTTGCCTGCGCAGCACCGGCCCTCAAGCAGAAAGCCCAGAACCTACTGGGACTCCTACGGGACGATCCCTACCAACAGCCACCGCCCTACGAAGCCCTTGTTGGTGATCTGCGCGGCGCCTGCTCACGGCGCATCAACATTCAGCGCCGGTTGATATACCAGGTACTCGACAACGAGCGCATCGTCAAAGTGCTGCGGCTCTGGAGCCACTATGAATAG
- a CDS encoding type II toxin-antitoxin system Phd/YefM family antitoxin, with translation MASVSATEARKRLYALIDEVGQSHEPVQINGKRSNAVLISEDDWRAIQETLHLGSIPGMRESILEGMATAPAELSSEPGW, from the coding sequence ATGGCCAGCGTGTCAGCCACAGAAGCCCGTAAGCGCCTCTACGCGCTAATCGATGAAGTGGGCCAGTCCCATGAGCCGGTGCAGATCAACGGCAAACGCAGCAATGCCGTGCTGATCTCGGAAGACGATTGGCGCGCCATCCAGGAGACCCTGCACCTGGGGTCGATCCCAGGGATGCGCGAATCGATCCTTGAAGGCATGGCCACCGCGCCTGCTGAGCTGAGCAGCGAACCAGGCTGGTGA
- a CDS encoding ABC transporter substrate-binding protein translates to MRQHRFRQLLAVATAVLVASLTGGCEGWLESLGLPYKIEVPLATWPGYEYFYLAKRKRLAAEQSLRLDTRDYPDPQAIVHAYLRGELDVAQLTTVEAVDICSKQPKRCPVVVLVLDESRGGDMVAARAGLLSVEDLRGRKVAVTPSTLGPFVLSRALEEAGMALKDVKVVPMPMGEMAGSLAWRKVDAAAFFPPFSDYALRVGLAQVLFDSSRIPGEIFDVLVVDPLFALHHRDDLARLLRTWQAAHEYADRHPDEADKLMAFREKLSVPRFRQAEQGLVYHSLQEQVPLLEPGGVLAQNLKAVQQVQVELGLMKPGAPLPRVDDAPLRQALNQP, encoded by the coding sequence GTGAGGCAACACCGCTTTAGGCAGCTGCTGGCGGTGGCCACGGCGGTGCTGGTGGCCTCGCTTACGGGCGGCTGCGAAGGCTGGCTTGAGTCCCTTGGGCTTCCCTACAAAATCGAGGTCCCGCTCGCCACTTGGCCGGGCTACGAATACTTTTATTTGGCCAAGCGCAAGCGGTTGGCGGCGGAGCAGAGCCTGCGCCTAGACACGCGCGACTACCCCGATCCGCAGGCAATCGTGCATGCATACCTGCGCGGCGAGCTGGATGTGGCCCAGCTCACCACGGTGGAGGCGGTGGATATCTGCAGTAAGCAACCAAAACGCTGTCCGGTGGTGGTGCTGGTGCTGGATGAATCCCGTGGCGGCGACATGGTGGCCGCCCGGGCTGGCCTGCTCAGCGTCGAAGACCTGCGTGGCCGCAAGGTGGCTGTGACCCCTTCAACCCTGGGGCCTTTTGTGCTCAGTAGGGCGCTTGAGGAGGCGGGTATGGCCCTCAAGGACGTGAAGGTGGTGCCGATGCCGATGGGCGAGATGGCGGGGAGTTTGGCGTGGCGCAAGGTGGATGCGGCGGCGTTCTTTCCGCCATTCAGCGACTACGCCCTGCGGGTGGGTTTGGCTCAGGTGCTGTTTGACAGCAGTCGCATCCCCGGCGAGATCTTCGATGTGCTGGTTGTAGATCCGCTGTTTGCATTGCACCACCGCGACGATCTGGCCCGGCTGCTGCGCACCTGGCAAGCCGCCCATGAATATGCCGATCGCCACCCAGATGAGGCGGATAAGTTGATGGCATTTAGGGAGAAGTTGAGCGTGCCGCGCTTCCGCCAGGCTGAGCAGGGGCTGGTTTATCACTCGTTGCAGGAGCAGGTGCCTTTACTGGAGCCGGGCGGGGTGCTGGCCCAAAACCTCAAGGCGGTGCAGCAGGTGCAGGTGGAGCTGGGCTTAATGAAGCCCGGTGCGCCTCTTCCCCGGGTCGACGATGCACCGCTGCGCCAGGCGCTGAATCAGCCCTGA
- a CDS encoding DUF2283 domain-containing protein — protein MAPPCAMKIRYFPDTDTLYIELADRVSSSSEALSDNLIVDFDELGKPVGVTLLPISPVLQPAQKPCARNRSGLIQRLAQRCIVDPGKRRTGLH, from the coding sequence ATGGCGCCCCCCTGCGCCATGAAAATCCGCTATTTCCCAGATACCGACACCCTCTACATCGAGCTTGCCGATCGGGTGAGCAGCAGCTCCGAAGCCCTGAGCGACAACCTGATTGTTGATTTTGATGAGCTCGGCAAGCCGGTTGGGGTGACCCTGCTGCCGATAAGCCCCGTTCTTCAGCCAGCCCAAAAACCGTGCGCCCGCAACCGTTCAGGGCTGATTCAGCGCCTGGCGCAGCGGTGCATCGTCGACCCGGGGAAGAGGCGCACCGGGCTTCATTAA
- a CDS encoding CopG family ribbon-helix-helix protein: MNASRFERVTVTMPAELVAGVDRYERNRSRFITEAVRHELKRRRHLELLRSLDEPHPDSLATAALGLEAWAGALPTEDSDLLDPTAGLPLRWSANQGWQEPVT, from the coding sequence TTGAACGCGTCACGTTTTGAACGCGTCACGGTGACGATGCCGGCGGAGTTAGTTGCTGGCGTTGATCGCTACGAGCGCAACCGCAGTCGCTTCATCACAGAAGCCGTGCGTCATGAACTGAAGCGCCGTCGGCACCTGGAGCTGCTGCGATCACTCGACGAACCCCATCCCGACAGCCTGGCCACCGCCGCTTTGGGGCTGGAGGCCTGGGCTGGGGCGCTGCCCACAGAAGACAGCGATCTGCTCGACCCCACCGCAGGCCTGCCCTTGCGCTGGAGCGCCAATCAAGGCTGGCAAGAACCAGTGACATGA
- a CDS encoding type II toxin-antitoxin system PemK/MazF family toxin, which yields MNLARGTLVLVDLEPTLGHEQQGTRPCVVVSDAAVNCNQSFPLIAVVPVTGTPAQGALYPALAPGSSGLTKPSTALVDQLSSIDKQRVRRRYGEVSPEELEAIDAGLCLYLALEPQP from the coding sequence ATGAACCTGGCTAGAGGCACTTTGGTGCTCGTTGACCTGGAGCCAACGCTGGGCCATGAACAACAGGGGACTCGGCCTTGTGTGGTGGTGAGCGACGCGGCTGTTAACTGCAACCAGAGCTTTCCCCTGATCGCGGTGGTGCCGGTCACAGGCACTCCTGCCCAAGGGGCGCTCTATCCAGCCTTGGCACCTGGATCCAGCGGACTCACCAAGCCATCGACAGCCCTGGTGGATCAGCTGAGCTCCATCGACAAGCAACGCGTCCGCAGGCGCTATGGCGAGGTGTCACCAGAAGAGCTTGAGGCCATTGACGCGGGCTTGTGTCTGTATCTGGCCCTTGAGCCCCAGCCGTGA